The Cucurbita pepo subsp. pepo cultivar mu-cu-16 chromosome LG05, ASM280686v2, whole genome shotgun sequence nucleotide sequence CCCTAAACAGAGCTATTAACCACCAATTTATGTGTGTTCGTTGTTTTTCCCTACTGACCTCATTCATATCATGGGCTAGATTTTTCAGCATATCCAACCCTTCAGATATGACATCCAGACCTTCGTCCTACAAAGATGAAGCAAACACAGATGATAAAACTAAGCACAGCCACATTGTCATATAGCAAAACTGATAAGCCATTGAAATTACATtaactcatgatcatcctcTAAATTAGCCCATTAGCCCATGTGAACTCCaacccaacaatcctccccaaAGCATTTATCCATTTAACTTTAATAATCTATGCGTTCTGTCTTAGAACTAATTTCCAATGCAGAAAAGTAGTAAAGAAACTCACATGCCTGTTTCATCTTCCGCATATCATACTCCTGTCGAAATTGACTCGATTCTTCGCTTTGTTGGAAATACTCGCTCTCGAAGTGTCCATCTAAAGTGGGTCGTAAACAATCAAAgccaaacaacaaaaatgaacaaaCATATCTCAAGCTTCATTGAAATGGAGTCAAACCTGTTGTTGAATCAAACTTAATATTGTTAGATGAGGTGGAGGCCCATCCTCCAGATGGTTTGCCTGTCGTACTCCCATCTGGAATCGCTTTAATCCTCTCTTCAAGCGCAAGAACAAGATCACCTCTGACCTCAAGCTCTTCTTTCGGAACCCCTTTAATCTGAACCACATCCATGGCGATCAAAAAACGAAACGAGAAGGAGAGAAATCCCTAGtatcaaataaaacaaagaggGGGAAGATTTTCACCTTCTTGCGAGCCAATTTATGAAGCTTGGGAACTTCATCCATCAATCGGGCCTTCTTCCGCCGAACCTCAGCGTTCATCGCAACTGCAGCAGCCCTATTCTTCTCCGTACAGGCACTCTCATATTTCTAAAACCAAATCAATCTTGAATCAAAACAATAGGATAGGttatcaaagaagaaaactaGACAACGGGGAGAATAAAAGGACTTAAACCTGGAGAGCGGCTTCGATTTCGAGTTCGACGGCGGCGTAGAGGCGAGCAAAAACATCATCACCATAAGCATTGAGCTCGCGCTGTTTCTCGACATCATACTTCTCGTATTTCTTGCAAATGGAATCGACTCGGAAGATGACGTCGATTACGGTCATTTTGGCGTCGCGAGCAgatgcagaagaagaagaagggctggaggaagaagaagaagaagaaggcagAGATTTGGAGATAGAAATGGTCGGAAGatggtttgttcttcatttgggACATATCCATCAAACCCCTTCTCTTCTCGCACTCTGAGACGTCCACCGTACAAAGCGGTTTCGAAGATGCAGGAGAAACAGATGGAACGCCCATTCCCCCCTAACTAACTCTctttaatcaataaataataatattctataaataaattaattcataaaataattttaaaataatttaaacactttttcagaaattattttcaataaaaaaatgtttatcatttcttactcattataaatttgtttgtgttattattatttattttgaagattttctagttattttaagataattcaattgtttatttaaaaaacattctaaaattaattctttttttttttttttttcaaataccTTTCACCATTAGTACTTCggaaaataatttcttataatttcttatatttttcatgtattttaaattataaatttgtatgaTTATGCTACATTAAAAACAATTCtattcttcttaattttttttattatatatttggaatatttttaattcatttttagatAATTCTCTATAAGTgttcattcaattttttttaattaattcatgtTTTTCAAGCACCTTTTCAtctcttcttattattattttgaaaaaaaacttattgTTCACGTAAAAGCACTCgataagtttaattaattttgttgaaaaatcaTATAATCCAAACAcacttaatttatttcattaacttggaaaaaaaaaaaaaaattaaaaactcacTTTTCATGactattatgttattttatatttgtacaTCATACTTGACattatacaaatatttgaatgaCATATTCATCAATTTGATCCCTCAAGGTTTAGATTTGGTCTCGAATATCAACTTAGTCATATTTGAATGACATATTCATCAATTTGATCCCTCAAGGTTTAGATTTGGTCTCGAATATCAACTTAGTCAACTTACTGTCGATTTtagaattattgaaaaatttgaTAACAAGGATCAAGACTCTAGATACTTTAATAAGATTTAAACTAGCTTAATTTTTAGTAATACTTGCTTTTGTTCAGTTATGgatcttttattaattaatttaattcctttaaattaattcactATCACtattagaattaattaaacCAATTCTACCTCATAATATTTAAGCTAATTAACCGAACACAAGGACCAAAAGCAAGCATTAATGGTGAAAACTCAAggataaaagtgaaaaatcctaataaataaaaattaacctCGAGATCGAATAATCCAgactaaaaatttagaactagaaaaaaaaaaagagtttgaaTGTGAGGTTTTCCAGCATTAATATACCAGAGATGTTGATTTCAAATAAAGAGTTTGAACCATGAACACATTTCAAGTTCTTAAGAATATGATAGAACGATTGAGTAGAATTGAGGTAGCGAGAGTTGCTAAGTCACAACTTCAAACACCTTAGCAATTTCTATTTTACACACCAATTTGATTGTCAAGAGGAAGTGTAAGATGTAACACTTAAAAATCTATAGACTAAATGGAAACTAAattccaaaatcaaaaccatattttttttctccactTTTCAACTTCCTAACAACTATTCTCAAAGATCTAAATTGGATTATGAAATTTCGTTCGTTTCCTTCACAGAAAGACAAATGAACAAGACTTCAGTTTCCAGAATATGAAATTTTCAGATAACAGATCTCTTCAAATTGCCACCACTTACTGCAACAAACTTTCATTAGGCAACCTCTGGCTCAATCTGTCTAACATCTCAGAGCTCCACCCAGCCctcacaaaaagaaacaaaaaaggaagaacaagaagaaaataaccacataaggaagaaaatattgtatCAAGGGCATTGTTTTTGTCTTCCAAGTAATAACTTCagccaaaaaatgaaaaagagatcaaAACTTTCAAGTTTCCAAAAGTTTACAGCCAAGACTTCCTGTAAATGGAGCCCTCCAACGAGGAAATCGGATGCTTAGCAGCTCAATGACGATTGATTGAAGTCTTATTCAATAGATAATATAATGTTTCCTTCGTCCATCCAAAATGTACTCCACATAGAATACTTAAATCTTCACTCAAAATCTTGCATGTTGTGCGATGTGGAGCATATTTTATCATCCATCCTCTAAATACTCTACAGTGTGAACAAAGATACCTTCATGTGCACTTTCCACTTTACCCACTTGTAAAAAGGCAATGATAAAAGAGGCAAAAACCACAAATCGAAACAAGCTTTGTGTAATGGAGTGTGATTCCATCTTCTCAACTTTAATAGTGAGTAGAAAAGATTTGTCAATGACACTTCCCAAGCACAACTAAACATCAGCTTTATCAAACGAAAATCTAATCTGTGAATATCAAGCAGAAAGCGGACATGATCCATAATTGATCCGCAATTGTTAATAAAGAATATAGCCCCAAGTATAGAACCTCCACTcatccaaaataaaatctataaGAAAACCTAATATTCATAGCATACGAAAGCACAATTTCCAGTGGAAACAAACAGTATATACAGACGTGAAAAAGAACCTCCCTGCAATCCGCATCACTCACACGAAGTAGATTGACCTAAGACAAAATATCAGCAAAAGGACTATCTCGTTCCTTTCAATTCGTCCACAACTGATTAAATTGAAGCCTCAAGGCACTACAACGATTGTTGATTTTACAGAGAAAAAGCCGAAAGCCGAAAGCAAATCGTTCATTCATTAGTTCAAGAGCGAAACCGGAACATTTCATCTAAGGAATGAAAAGATCCAGAAAGAAAACACGCGATACACAAAACATATAGGATTAAACTCCCGCGGCGGATCGCGCGCGATAGAGCTTACCGAAGACGTGGAGGCCAGTGACGAAGCCGATGAAGCAGAGGCTCACGACGAGGACGACGGTCGGAGAAATCTTCAAACCAGGAGCATCGTCAGTGTAGAACCTCAGCATGTTGCCGCCGCCACTTGATCCGCCAGAAACAAGTCCAGTGGTGCCGGCACCAGAAGTGGAGCCGAGACGGCGACGGCGAAGACCAGCCGTCGCCGCCGCGGAGCCGCGAGGAGCCACAACGCCAGGCCTGGAGGTGGAGGATGATGCGGATTGGGATTGAGACGTGCCTCTAGCCATAGATTGAAAATCGGAGAAGAAGATCGGAATCCGCCGAATTTGGGAGAGAGATCAGAACGGTGGAAAATGAGAGAGACAAAAGGGAACCCAGAAGCTTCAAAGACTCCCGattaatagtgaaaatgaaacgGTAAATCCATGTCTTAACATTACTAAAATTGAAGgtaactttataataattaatccTAATTCCCCatcttaataaaat carries:
- the LOC111796023 gene encoding syntaxin-71-like, with product MTVIDVIFRVDSICKKYEKYDVEKQRELNAYGDDVFARLYAAVELEIEAALQKYESACTEKNRAAAVAMNAEVRRKKARLMDEVPKLHKLARKKIKGVPKEELEVRGDLVLALEERIKAIPDGSTTGKPSGGWASTSSNNIKFDSTTDGHFESEYFQQSEESSQFRQEYDMRKMKQDEGLDVISEGLDMLKNLAHDMNEELDRQVPLIDEIDSKVDKVTNEMKNTNVRLKQTLNEVRSSQNFCIDIILLCIILGIASYLYNILSGNG
- the LOC111796044 gene encoding protein transport protein Sec61 subunit beta; translation: MARGTSQSQSASSSTSRPGVVAPRGSAAATAGLRRRRLGSTSGAGTTGLVSGGSSGGGNMLRFYTDDAPGLKISPTVVLVVSLCFIGFVTGLHVFGKLYRARSAAGV